The candidate division KSB1 bacterium region GAACTGGAATTCCCTCGCCGTCCGGACCGATTCCCTGGGAAACGAAATCTGGAATCGCGTCTATGCCGCCGGCAACATTTACAGCTTCGGCGCGGGCGGAGTGCCGACGGCCGACGGCGGCTTCCTATTTCCGGGCACGCAGTATATGGCTGCGACTTCTCACTTCGCGTCCTACCTGATGAAGACCGATGCGAACGGCGGTACGCTCTGGACGCGGCTGCACAGCGTGAGTCCATTGGACGAAATCACCTTCGCATCCGCATCCACCGCGGACGGCGGAATTGTGCTGACCGGAACCGTTGGAGATCTTGATTCGGCCCTGATCGGGGCGCAGGTCGTCCACATGGACTCCGCGGGCAACTTCCTCTGGTATCGACTCTACGGTGCGGGCAGCGGTGCGCAGGCCACTGCAATCATGGAGACGGCGGTACACTCCTACATGATCACCGGAGTCTGGGACCTCGGGATCGGCAACAATTATGATGCGGTACTGGTCCGCACCGGGCCCGAGGGCCTGCGGTTTCGAACTCCGAATGCCGGCGCTGAGTTCGCGCTCGATTCATCTCTGGACATCACCTGGAACGGAACTGTTTACGGCGGTGAAGTTGCCATCGAGCTTAACCATGACTATCCATCCGGCGCATGGGAAACCATTGCGGCCTCCACCGCCAATGACGGCCTGTATGAGTGGACGCCGACCGGTGCCGAATCGGATCATGCCCGGCTCCGCATCGGCCACCTGTCCAATCCCGCGCTCAGTGACACGACGGACGGGGATTTCAGTCTGCATACGCCCCGGCTTCGGCTGGTCTGGCCCAATGGCGGAGAATTGATCCTAACCGGTTTGCGACTCTCCGTGCAGTTCGAGCGCGTGCTGGTGAACTCCAGACTTCAACTGCAACTGAAGCGGGAATTTCCCGATGGCGAATGGGATCAAGTGGCCACCAACATTCAGGCCGACAGCACGGCATTCTGGATCACGCGCTGGCCCGAAGGCGGGATGTGCCGCCTGCGTCTCCTGTCCATGACCGACTCCACGATCGCGGATACGTCCGACGCCGATTTCATCCTGCGCGCACCGAGCATCATTCTCGCGGCGCCGGGTGGAGGAGAGCAGCTTCTCGCGGGAGCGCCGTTCAACATTCTGTGGTCGGCGCCTGAGCACGAGGGCAACGTGCGGATTACTCTCAATCGCGACTATCCTGACGGGAACTGGGAAACTATCGCGTCCAATACCGCCAATACTGGCAACTACGCCTGGACACCGGACTTACCGGCCAGCGAGCACTGCCGCGTCCGCGTCGCCACGTTCTATGATGCCCTGTCCCGGGCAGAGAGCGCGGCGGATTTCTCGATCGTCGCTTCCGGTCTGGCCGACGCGGAGCCCGTGCCCACTGTATTCAAACTCGAGCCTCCCTTCCCGAATCCGTTCAATCAGCGAGCTTCGATCTCGTTTGCGGTGCCGATCGCGAGCGTTGTCGAACTCGCACTGTTTGATTTGAATGGCCGCCATGTCGCGGAGCTGGCCGCGCAGGCATTCGCTCCGGGGATTCACCGGCTGCAACTTGACGGCTCCGCGCTCGCGTCGGGTCTCTATTTTGTGAGGATGTCCGCGGGGGATTTCAGCGCAATCCAAAAACTCGTGCTGCTGAAATAACCTCAGACAAGAGTCGGTTCCACTCGCAGCAAACCCCGTCCACTGGACGGGGTTTGCTATGGGTCAGCCTCGGGACCGGCTTCGGCGCGGCGCGAACGGCGTCGCTCACTCAGAACTCGCGGTCACGCGATAGAAGCGACGAAGCGAATCCGTCGTTGTCGTAAACCAGGTTGCGCTCGTCGCACCCATCAGCGTCGGAGCGCCGAAACTTTCGTCGCCGCTCCCGTACACGCGATATTGCGGCACGCAACGCTCGCCTTCCCAGCGCAACCAAAGCTGATTCGCCCAGCGATTCGCCGTCAGATTCCGGGGCGGCGAAACATAGTAGTCCCCGAGATATTCCGAGAACCGCCCGCAGCTTGAGTCATACTCGGCGCGCCAGATCTGCACCGCTTCCTGTAAGGTCACAAAGCGAATCAAATTCAAATCAACATACGGCGCTAGCGCAAGGAAGCTGCTCCGCACGCTGTCGATGAAGCCGGGATTCACGTACTGCGCCTGCCCGAACGTCAGCGTCAGGGTGTGC contains the following coding sequences:
- a CDS encoding T9SS type A sorting domain-containing protein, with the protein product MNLVTLLAGSSLVVAVSYAQPEPDFVWMRSSGVPGLDVITCVCNAVDDNYVVAGYAQVDAGYDMTITRFSFGGDTLWHRMYHLGDQTEAAAIVQTAEGGFAIAGYVYDLANTITRVLLVRIDADGDTLWTRLIGNSGEDLAAALRGLPDGGFVIAGSRLSDAGDADAALVRTDSNGDTLWTRSYGDARNEAFVTVELVPDGGFILSGNAAFEQQNWNSLAVRTDSLGNEIWNRVYAAGNIYSFGAGGVPTADGGFLFPGTQYMAATSHFASYLMKTDANGGTLWTRLHSVSPLDEITFASASTADGGIVLTGTVGDLDSALIGAQVVHMDSAGNFLWYRLYGAGSGAQATAIMETAVHSYMITGVWDLGIGNNYDAVLVRTGPEGLRFRTPNAGAEFALDSSLDITWNGTVYGGEVAIELNHDYPSGAWETIAASTANDGLYEWTPTGAESDHARLRIGHLSNPALSDTTDGDFSLHTPRLRLVWPNGGELILTGLRLSVQFERVLVNSRLQLQLKREFPDGEWDQVATNIQADSTAFWITRWPEGGMCRLRLLSMTDSTIADTSDADFILRAPSIILAAPGGGEQLLAGAPFNILWSAPEHEGNVRITLNRDYPDGNWETIASNTANTGNYAWTPDLPASEHCRVRVATFYDALSRAESAADFSIVASGLADAEPVPTVFKLEPPFPNPFNQRASISFAVPIASVVELALFDLNGRHVAELAAQAFAPGIHRLQLDGSALASGLYFVRMSAGDFSAIQKLVLLK